The DNA sequence TCTTCAGCTTTgtggtgcagagagagagagaggggcagcGCGCGATTTGCTCTTGCGCCTCCCTGTCTGGGGCTTTATCGGAATGCACCACAACACGGTGCGGGGGTGTATCCAGCCTAACACCAGCGTTGGTTCATCAGACTCGGTTTTATTTCCCCCCTGGCTCGGGCAGGTGCGACTGGATAGGGAATGAGTATTTAGTTCGGAGCGTGTCAGTGCGACTAAACGCGAATAATCGCTAATTCCCCACTGTAGGTGCAGCCTCGGGTGTAATAGAGAGGGTGGTTGTCAGACAGGCAGTGTGGGAGAATTGCTGCGAGGTATTTGCAACATAAACACAGAGCCTGAAAGAAATACACTGTATTTATGTACAATAATAACAGCAGCAAACAGATGGGAATGCAGCAAATATAAGAGGGGGAGGCTTGAAATGGGTACAACACAGAGAAGAATGGGAAAATCGCTTGCTGGTTGCTGCCCATCGCCGGTAGCTGTTTGACTCTGTAACCCACACGGGAGCGGGGAATGTGGAGGAAATCCGCCTGTGGCCGCTGATTTTTCTCTAAATCTGCGTTTCGGGCGGAAACAGGAAGCTGCACCCGGTGGAACCGTTGACTGGGCAGCAGGATAGAGTTAAATCGCTTACAAGCGCCTGGCATTGCTCGGGAGGCGCTGCGTTTCCTGGGCTTGGGAAGAAACAAATCCATAAATAACACAAACAGTGCTGGGAATGTCCGGGAGAGCAGAGTCTGAGGCAGCCAGTTATTAAGCACATACACAAACATCCTCTGGGGATAGGGAACCCTCCCGCCGgggaaaaccaaatacaaataccACATTCAGCTGGGATTCCCAAAATGTCTGTGCGCAAGCGAAGCGCGATATATGCAGTACTCTAATGTGTACAGGACTGCAAACATACAAAGTGTACAATCTAGGTTATATCCCTTAAAATTAACATACACTGATATGGGAGGAATTACATCGTGatatgcatttaaaggggttgttcaccttccagacacttttttcagttcaattgtttttaggttccccagaaataaacacttttttcaagtaatttccattatttatttttttactgttttcccaaaatctaagtttccctttctctggtgtttgagtctggcagctcagtaattcaggtgcagactctaaactgttacaattttgcaacatttagttgatacatttctcagcagtatctctgaagtattagcaactattgtatcaattctaacagctgcctgtaaagaaacccagagattctgctcagcagggccaaagataagaaatgtatcaactaaatgtatccatttaaaacagtggtccctcccagagctgctttagaaggtggaaaaattacactttacacttcaatattagaaaaacggtgacacattaTTTCTGgttatctatctgaaaacaactagttgtttgaaggtacactgcccctttaaaggggttgttcacctttaaattaatcttagtatgatgtagagagtgatattctgagacgatttgcaatttgttttcatttttttattatttgtggtttttgagttattaatctttttattcagcagctctccagtttgcagtttccgcaatctagttgctagggtccaaattaccatagcaaccatgcactaatttaaacaagagactggaatatgaatagatgagggcctgaatagaaagatgagtaataaaaaatagcagtaacgatacatgtgtagccttacagagcatttctttttagatggggtcagtgacccccatttgaaagctggaaagaatcaaaagaagaaggcaaataattgaaaaactataaaaaaaagtacataatgaagaccaattgaaaagttgattagaattgatcattctgtaaaatactaaaagttaacttaaaggtgaaccacccctttaatatatttagggTTCTATAAAGTTTTGCGCAAAACGCGAGATTTCGTTCTGGGATGTATTTCTTTCATTTTCGCCCAGGTTGACTTGACTTGGTGAGTGGATGATTGTTCAGACTGGAGATGCTTGAGAATATGTCTTGCTGCAACACAAATAATATGTGCAACTAAAACAACAGTGCATAGAAAAACCAGCCTTTGGCTCTACTACAACTCCCTTCATTTTGTGGGAACCTTTTGcaagatgctgggagttttatctgtatttatgttaaatgaattaaTCTATAAAGTAAGAGCAGCGCCAGCAAGTCATGGATCTGTTTCTACCTTTCATGTAGAATCCCCAGAATGTGTACATACAGCAGCGTAATAACAAATAAACAGCATCAATCATTGTACTTCTTCCAAACAAAAGCAGTAAAGTCCACAATCTCCGCTCTCTAATGATGGGTGTGTGTATAGTAAATAGGTTCTCATCCTTCCATAGATATTGGACTTATTTCAACTGCAGTCACATATTTTGAGCTGTGCCTCAAACAATAGCAAATCAATATTTAACTCATAAGTGCACATAGCAAAGTCAGCATTGCATACACATTCCATTCCTTTTTTGTCACAATTTTGAGTACAGAAATTAAAATAGGCGTCTTCAAGTACTTGAACAGTTATGTGAGTTGTGTGAATATGTATAATGAAATCAGAAGCAGCTCTAGAATTAATCAATCTCACTTAGGCCAATAAACAAGGGAATCTTTAAGTGTGTGTTGGACATATTACATAGACAGTGATTGATCACATACAATGTATGCTGGCACTTCAAGGCGAATATTGATTAGGGATTTGGCTACTCCTAAAATTGTATCAGAACATGTTCTTTAAACCCTTCCTTTCTAGCGACTTCACTTCAGCACTGGCTCGGGGCCAAATCAGAAATGATAAATCGGCGTCTAACTGGTTTCAGCACAGTTTAATTCATATTAAGCATATATGTAaattgtacaatattttttttcctccaagAACATATATTCACTGCTGCTGTCTTTTACCAGATTGAGAGATTTCCCAGGAGAGGAATGAAACGGGATACCAAAATATGTAAAAGTAACGGTTTAATGACTATAAGCGAGAAGAATAAAGCAATATAATTGTGCTTCTTTCATTTGCAGACTGGAGATAATGAAATGATGAGACACAGTAACACACAATTCCTCCAAAATGATCAGCAGACACCAGGCTGGATCCAAACCAGTCTattggcaactccctgcaacgATCAAGTCAAACGACCGATCTGACAAGATGCAAGGAGCTGAATGAGAGCTTCTGGTGgctacaactacaactcccagtaccccTGACTAATTGGCTATCGAGGTATATTAGGAGATGTAGTTCTGTCCCAGCTGTGTGGGGCACTAATCAAGAACCTTTTAGATCATTTTTGTTCTTGAAGGGAAACCCATTATTAACTGAGGGTTTATCATTATACCAGATACTAgcaatattaatattttctttttaaacactgCAAACAGTTGGTACTTCCCAAACAAGCTGGGGTtgagagttaaaaaaacaaacaaagaaacacAAAGTGGACCCTTATTGCTTGGAACCATACTGATTGGATGCTGATGAGCAGAGTTGTGCCCCTGGGACTCCTCAAGGCTGTGCTACCAAACTGACAATCCAAATAGATTTTGTGagggataataaaaaaaaatgaacgaaTCTTAATCATTTGTGAGTGCATGAAACCCAATATTTTCATtatagtatttataaatatatcatacAATACTGTCTCCTGTTCTGTCAGATATACCAATATGGCATTGTTCAATACGCCGACTGATTCTTACAAAAGCGAATCATTTATACAAGTCACTAAAATAAACGGCAATACCCGCTTTCTTTAGGCGAAGAGATTGTAAAActggagaacaaaaaaaaacgcgtttctttattgttgttgttttgattatttcataaCTTGATCGAttaattccattttctttcagaTATGCCAAGCTGGGGTGCTGGGTGCactggttgtaaaaaaaaaaatgactttgggTGCCAGGACAAACgaaatatgaaaagaaaaagaaaataagaaatgaaCATGGCTAACGCTATTCACAGTGAAGTGGCTACATAGATGCGTCTCTATGTATCTCTCGGCTGGATGTGACAAGGTGATCGCTTTCTAGGAGTTCACACACAATAGCAAAAGAGCTCTGTTCCCAAGAGATTCCCCCTTGTACTCCAAATGGTTTAATCCACCGTTTGGTCTTGGATCCTCCCAAACACAAGGCCAGGGTATAGCAAAGCAACATCTGCAAGCTAGCCAAGAGGGCACACAACATAATGCAACATGGTGAGATCCAAGCAATGGCAAGATATCCACTGGAGCTGCTTGTACATCCAACAGGACCATTCCTAATTGGCAACCCAATGGTGTAACTGCGATTTGTACATCCACAGTGGCCCAAACAATTGCCAGTTCCAAGGTCAATAAAAGCCAATTCTCATAACATCCAATAGTTTCCTCCCAGCATCCACACGCCATATCATTGGTTATCCATCTGAATAACACTTTCAAGAGTCTTTCACTGTAACcccaaataataataagaataataatcctCTGAATTCACTCCCGGGCGATATATGGTTTCACTACAAAGAAAGCGATTTGGACAAAACGCCACACATATTAGCATCTAAAGCTGCAATGGTTTGGAGAGATCTAGGAATCAGACGGGGCGCCAGTCCTCCCTTCCGCCGGGGGCGCTGTTCATCCCGATGAGATGGCGGAGACTCCGTTTAATGAGATTTTCCTCGCTCTGTTGGCGAAGGGATTCTGGTGGCTGCTGCTGGAGTTGGTTCCATTGATGGTGCTGGAGATGTGGGGGAAGTGTGGGTGCGGGGACTGCACAGGGGGGCGGGGCATACAAGAGGAAGTGGAAGGAATGCCACCACCCAGGCTGCCCGCTTTGTCGCTGCCAGAGTCACTTTCCATGTCGCCGCTAGTGTTGTTTATCCTGTCGGTGTGTGGGTTTATCTTCACCCGTTTACAAGTCGGTCTCACTCGGTACTTGAGCGGAAGGGGGCCGTTCTGCAAGGGAAATGGAGTCGTTAAAGAGGGGCGGGGCAAGCGGTGTGGCCACTGTTATGAAGAAAAGGCGAGCAGAGCTACTCACCCTTCTCCAGGTGTAGATATAAGCAATGTCCATTAAGGTGTAATAGTCCTTCAGCGGCTCCTCCTCGTACATCACATCGATCTAAGGGAAAACACAGCGGCCTCATTGTCAAAGGACTTTGCACCTAAAAGGGAGTCGGCTGCTGGGTCGGACACACGTATGATACGAGCAGACAGCGATCCTACACCTTGTTACTTACCTGGAAATTACTGGGGATGTCCATCTTGCTTCTCAAGAACTTCCTCAGGTGCATGATGGTCAGAGCCGCGGGGCAGCGCAAATAGCGCTTGTCATTAGCCTGTAATGTAATGGGACAGCTGTGAGCAGTGGGACACACCAAGGGAACAACCTGCACCCCTCCCAATTAGTTTCATTTCTCTGCTCTGGTGCTACAATGCCTTGCTCAGTACAATTCATTAtacaatgagaacaatgaagGCTTCTGTATAACTGACCCTAAAGCCCATAGGGGCCTGTCCCCATTCAAATATTCCTtgcatgacacacacacactaataatAAGGGGAATTGATCCTAATGATAAGGGGAATTGATCAAACAGATCCTAATGATAAGGGGAATTGATCAGAAAGATCCTAATAAGGGGAATTGATCAGAAAGATCCTAATAATAAGGGGAATTGATCCTAATGATAAGGGGAATTGATCAAACAGATCCTAATGATAAGGGGAATTGATCAGAAAGATCCTAATAAGGGGAATTGATCAGAAAGATCCTAATAATAAGGGGAATTGATCCTAATGATAAGGGGTATTGATCAGACAGATCCTAATGATAAGGGGAATTGATCAGATAGATCCTAATAATAAGGGGAATTGATCAAACAGATCCTAATGATAAGGGGAATTGATCCTAATGATAAGGTGAATTGTGTTCTATCCTACCTACAGGAACAATTGGGCGACCACAGCCCCACAAAAGACCCTTGAATGAGAGATCGGTTGTTGAGAGGAGCACCTCACATACTTGCCTGGACAAATCAGACTGACAGAAACCCAACCAGAAATGACTATATTTTTACCTCGTCCTTGGATTTCTCCTTGTCTTTGCTTCCCTTACGGTCAGCTCTGgggaaagaaggaagaagataTTGACTCTACTCAGCTCCCGAGCCCAAGTGGAACCTCCCTCAGTGTTCACACAAAATTAAGGTCTGGGGGAGGGGCTCTTCTTACCTATTTTGGTCAAAGAACTCGATGGACAAGCTAATGATCTCATCATCTGTGATGATCCTCTTGTCCTCATCTGCGACCTCTCCTCTGTCCTCGTTGGAGCCATTGGCAGCTGCAatacatggaatttttttttgtctggttaGCAGGTTTATTAGCATACCCCAATGGGTCCTTACTGCTGGGTAGGCCAAAGCAAATCAGGTAGAGCTCCATTACTATACATTTACTACACCGTGAACCTCAAACCCAGCATCTCCATTCCTTGGGCTCTCAGCTGGGAGTAGTTTAGCTGTACTTCTTTCTTGCACCCATCTATGGTTGACTCCACCCGAGAAATACAGAAGCCATAAAAGTACCTCTAGTAGAAGCATACTCAATGGACCTCTTAATTGGAACCTTACTTTCATAGTCTACTGAGCTCTGCTTTATGAATGGCAGGGGGAACTCTTCTAGAGATAGACCTGCTGTTGTATTTAAGGTTGTTGGGAGTAAAGTAAGAAAGAAGAAGAGTTACCATCTACAGAAGGATGAGCAGCATAAAAGTCTCTTCTCCTCTTCATTTCACCTGCAATAGAGGACGCATTAGGAAGCTGCTGACTAAGGGACTGTTGCCCCTAGAGACAGTAAAGTGAAACTTACCTTTGAAGAGCCCTGGCACCAGCTTATACACAATATCCTGAAGGGTTTTGTCTGCCCTAAAAGTGGAAAACGAATGCAATGAGCAGTGGCAAATGATTGTATCTAGGCTTTATATGTTTCCATTGAGGTTGGAGTAATGAATTTGGAAACGGGCCCTATGCCTGCAAAACCatttaaaccaataaaatgtttggtaTCAAACGGTGGCCAGTGAACGATTAGAATTAGATTCATTTTGGGTAATTACACTTCGCCCAGTAGAACTCAGAATATCATCCTAAAACAATTGAAAAACCTGTGGCCTCCAACTGTAGAGTCCCATCTTGAATTCTCATCGTCTACAAAACATGAAAACACCATGGCTATATCACACCATAGCAACGATGCAATTGCTCTGGATTTATGAGCTTCAGTTATTTAATCGAACAATATGCTTGTAGCAGACTGTGATTTGAATGCATTTACTTGGCACATACATACAATGGAATCGATCCCGACAAAACAAAATGACtaaaaaagcattattttacAGAAGACAAACATGAAGTCCCCAAGGCTGTAGGGACAGTGTGCTCTAGTGATATCTGTACACACCTGATGTTGAGAAGGGGCCTGGTTTTGTGCACTTGAACATCACAGATCGGACAGTATTTGCTCGTCTCCAGATATCGAACGATGCAGGTTTTGCAAACTGTTACGATTCAAACAGATAGACGTTAGAAGCGAAGCCTCCATTATAATAAGGGTCTCTGTACTGATCAGGGTCCACTTTCCTGAATGCAGTTCATTGTAAATCAACGTACAGAGGGATGTGCTGAGAGGGGGTTGAACAAACACAAGGTACTAGTATCAGTAAATAGAGATACTTACAGGAATGGAGACACTCGATTATGGTGGCAGCGTCTATAAAGTACCCGCCGCACAACACGCACATGAGGTGTGGGTTTAGCTCGGTGATTTTAATCCTGGTCGTCCGATGCATTTTTGCGTTGATAGTGGGGTCTCTGGAAGGAAGGAATTAAGAAGGGTTCAGTCAGCAGGGGAATGGGGCTCAGCGCTGGGGTAAATGTAACTAATCAGGACAGCCCAGCACATGACTGCGATTACATTAATTTGGAGGCAGGGGAAAGGGCCATTGCTGTGCGATTGTTACTAACTGACTTGAGACTCGGCGCTGTGCAGCAGAGGCTGAGGGTGAGCTCGGCAAGTTCTAGGGCGATTACAATATAAAAGGAAGTGGTCGGCTGAAACAGAAGAGACGTGAGGGTCGCTAGTCACCTTAGTAGGCAGGAGGAGATGGGCATGTTTCGGGGGAGAGGGAACCAAGCAACAGCTCCCAGTGCAGGAGACGGTCTCTTCCTTTAGTGCTGAAAGGAAACGCATTGCCTTGTGCCAGAGCTTCAACCCCCCGGTTACCATAGCAACCTGCACTTACACTTGGCATCCTGCCACCGCCTGGAGATGGGAGGGAGACCCAACGTTACATGGGCTGCTGGGGAAATACCTGGGGCGACTTCAGGCAGGTGTCTGGCTCCTTAACCCTTTCCTTCCGGGAACATTCTCATCCAAGCCTGAACCCTTTAACTAGTAGTGCAATGGTGTCTAGTAGTGCAATGGTGTCTAGTAGTGCAATGGTGTCTAGTAGTGCAATGGTGTCTAGTAGTGCAATGGTGTCTAGTAGTGCAATGTTGtaggaaggatttgtctgaagaAGGGCCAATCACAATGTATCCAGGCAGATGAAACTGATCGCTGAGAAGCAGTGGGTGATTTAGCAGAGCCCCACATCAGTCAGGCCCCGGCTCAACAACAGGTTGGTCCTAACGGGTCCAGTTAGCAGCTGTACTGGGTGTTGGGCACAATTATCGGAAGGGCAGGAGAATTGCAAAGGCAGAGGCATCAGTGAGCTGGAGGAGACTTCATCATTCTCTGGGTTTTTGGAGAAGTAGAGGAAGAAATGGAAGCAGACACAGTGAAGTTGTCAGCTCAGAAGCCCAGCAGAGAGACTGGTGACAGATGTGCGCAGGGCAGGACAGTGAACTAAGCAATCGGCTGGGGGAGAGGGGTACTAAGGGGGATACTAAAGGATGTCTGGACAGAAACTAAGGGGGGAATCCAGGAGAAGGTTTAGGGGAGACTGGCAAGTGGCTAGAAGAACGAGGTAGGGAGAGCAAGACGCAGCGAGATCcaggggggaggggagagagagaacaGACAGGAGCTGcacaggggagagagagagaacaggggaagTAAGAAGGGAGGAGAGACACAAAGGCCTGActaagagagagggagagagaagcaatgAACCGACCGGGCCCAAGCCTGGGGGAGGATCCAGTTGGCTCTACCGGGGAGATGTGATCACAGGGAAAGGCGCTGCCCGCCCGGGTGTCGAATAGGAATCACATATTATACACACAGCTAGACGtataatgtaactggaggagccCTGTCACATACAGGCGGGCACAGTACATTTCTccgcacacagacacacacagacaaacacacacagctCCCGCACACTCAGGTACACAAGGGGCAGGAATAACAGCACGGCCGGTTACTCGCAGCAAACAATACACTTCAGTGGGAGCAGTGCAGCGTCCAATGAGAAAGCTCGGCGCACCAGTCCCACTGGCAGCCCCTCCCCCCGGTCTCTATTACCCCCCGCGTGACCCCACAATCCGCAGGGACTAAAGCGGGTTAACCCTGCAGGAGCCGGCACAAGATGCTTCTATGCGGGACTGACCCTGTGCCCCTCTCACGCCTCAGAGCGCTCTAATAGCGTGTGGATTGCGCTGGAGCACATGGTAGCCTGGGAACACCATGCCAGGTTATTGTTGGGCGGTGGtcgggaaaaaaaaatgtcagcttcGGTGGTAACGAAATGTTAATACATGTAACAAATTCGTTTAAAAATCGGGTAATACAACGTAAAGATGCGAAAGTGGCAGCTGCGTGAGATGTGCCTGACAGATAGAGCCGACACCAGGGCAAGAATAGCTCTCAGCCAATCATAAAATGGCAAAATGTCACAGGAACCTCTTGGGCAGGGATATTCATAtgaggcagatatatatatatatatatatatggggcagGGATATTTATGGGATATGTATGGGGCAGGGATATATGTAGAACAGGGATATACATATATGGggcagggatatatatatatatatatatatatatatatatatatatatatatatatatatatatatatatatatatatatatatatatggggcagGGATATTTATGGGATATGTATGGGGCAGGGATATATATAGAACAGGGATATACATATATGGGGCAGGGATTTACATATATGGggcagggatatatatatatatatatatatatatatatatatatatatatatatatagaacagggATATATATGGGGCATGTACATGACAGCCTGTAAGGGCAGCGAGAGAAAGCATGGACCCTTCGGGGAACTAGGTATCTGCCAATACATGCGACTATGTCAACAGGAAAAGTTCAGTGTGTATGCACTAAATGCCGTTATGCGATTTCTTTATTCGGGAGAGGGACTGTCCGTGTGTGCGCAACGTTCCCAGTCcaatatataaagtaaataaagagACTGggcagcatagggcagccagTGAGACACAGGGCGACACTGGGAACAGCTAGACTAGGTGCCAGGAAAGTGTAATTACCGGGCGCTGTTAGGGACATAGGAAAAGAGCAATGGTTAAGTGCTATGACTAAGTCCAGCAGAATCACATTCAagtcaatatatgtatatatatatatagttcctaaCAACCGAATTCTTTCATGGCAACGCTCTGGAACTTTCCGAAGGAACAAACTGGACAATATAGAAAATTCCATTGTTTTCCTTTGCCATCCAATGGAACGCTTTGTACAGCAGAAAATCGGGAATCAGCCCTTAGGTTCATACCCAATAAATGCGCTAAATAGAAATACTGAGGGGGCTTTCAGTTTAGCCAAGAATACACAGCTGAGCATGTTTGACCTCGTCTCCTGATCTGGCGCTTAATTCCCTTTAATATCataataaaacaggacaatcCATTAAATGGCAGCGAAATGAAGCGCTCACTGGtgttttatttaactttatagatcaaattcaccttcattatacTCACTGGCATCTACTTTAACTCTTTCCTGGGACAATCTTGGCAGATAAGAGTGCAACAAGTACATGGGTGAAGTCTGTAGATGAGGGCACTTTAATAATGCCAGCCAGCTGGTTAGTGTAACACAAGCAACTATTTGGGGGTTGACAGACAAGTGAGGGTGTTTATTGGGGGGCTGTGAGTTACAGGTCAGACTGAAGGAGACCAGAGCAAGATTTTGTACAATCAG is a window from the Xenopus laevis strain J_2021 chromosome 6L, Xenopus_laevis_v10.1, whole genome shotgun sequence genome containing:
- the bmi1.L gene encoding polycomb complex protein BMI-1-B (The RefSeq protein has 1 substitution compared to this genomic sequence), whose product is MHRTTRIKITELNPHLMCVLCGGYFIDAATIIECLHSFCKTCIVRYLETSKYCPICDVQVHKTRPLLNIRADKTLQDIVYKLVPGLFKGEMKRRRDFYAAHPSVDAANGSNEDRGEVADEDKRIITDDEIISLSIEFFDQNRANRKGSKDKEKSKDEANDKRYLRCPAALTIMHLRKFLRSKMDIPSNFQIDVMYEEEPLKDYYTLMDIAYIYTWRRNGPLPLKYRVRPTCKRVKINPHTDRINNTSGDMESDSGSDKAGSLGGGIPSTSSCMPRPPVQSPHPHFPHISSTINGTNSSSSHQNPFANRARKISLNGVSAISSG
- the bmi1.L gene encoding polycomb complex protein BMI-1-B isoform X1; its protein translation is MPISSCLLRDPTINAKMHRTTRIKITELNPHLMCVLCGGYFIDAATIIECLHSFCKTCIVRYLETSKYCPICDVQVHKTRPLLNIRADKTLQDIVYKLVPGLFKGEMKRRRDFYAAHPSVDAANGSNEDRGEVADEDKRIITDDEIISLSIEFFDQNRADRKGSKDKEKSKDEANDKRYLRCPAALTIMHLRKFLRSKMDIPSNFQIDVMYEEEPLKDYYTLMDIAYIYTWRRNGPLPLKYRVRPTCKRVKINPHTDRINNTSGDMESDSGSDKAGSLGGGIPSTSSCMPRPPVQSPHPHFPHISSTINGTNSSSSHQNPFANRARKISLNGVSAISSG
- the bmi1.L gene encoding polycomb complex protein BMI-1-B isoform X2 yields the protein MHRTTRIKITELNPHLMCVLCGGYFIDAATIIECLHSFCKTCIVRYLETSKYCPICDVQVHKTRPLLNIRADKTLQDIVYKLVPGLFKGEMKRRRDFYAAHPSVDAANGSNEDRGEVADEDKRIITDDEIISLSIEFFDQNRADRKGSKDKEKSKDEANDKRYLRCPAALTIMHLRKFLRSKMDIPSNFQIDVMYEEEPLKDYYTLMDIAYIYTWRRNGPLPLKYRVRPTCKRVKINPHTDRINNTSGDMESDSGSDKAGSLGGGIPSTSSCMPRPPVQSPHPHFPHISSTINGTNSSSSHQNPFANRARKISLNGVSAISSG